The Spirochaeta isovalerica genome includes a window with the following:
- a CDS encoding acyl-CoA dehydrogenase family protein, translating into MANFLQDNEDILFHLEHMDIDRVITLKEMEFADKGKYPHAPNDIDDAKDSYKKVLEIVGEICGDYLAPQAAEIDKEGVKLVNGEVQYAKGTAEVLDLFAKADLMGFALPRKYGGLNFPTLMTSIAAEMVMRADGSFLNFGLQQDIAETINKFASEEQKMKYLPKLCTGEHGSSMILTEPDAGSDLPAVALRAYQDESGQWYLHGVKRFITNGCGEIGLVLARSEDKTGARGLSQFIYKRDSKMVIRRLEDKLGIHGSPTCELQFNDAPCELMGERGRGLTEYTMWLMNSARLGIGAQAVGIAEAAYREAAKYASEREQFGKSIDTMVPVYEMLTDMKVSIEAGRTLLYETAKVVDIKEGLEHMAEVHPEKAAELKSEMKLYRKLAGLLTPMVKAYATEMCNKVAYDAIQIHGGTGYMREFNVERHARDARITNIYEGTTQLQIVAASPGVTSGTAKMLIDEFDQEDYSHMGETLNLVREAKEKLYAAVELVNSAKNKVYSDYHSQRLVEMATAIIQSYLMMRDARHSDRKKKVAELHIEKAYSLVEHHRHFIAEGRAVLLDHYMDIIG; encoded by the coding sequence ATGGCCAATTTTCTACAAGACAACGAAGATATTCTGTTCCATCTGGAGCATATGGATATAGACAGAGTCATCACTCTCAAGGAAATGGAGTTTGCCGACAAAGGCAAATACCCCCATGCCCCCAACGATATTGACGACGCAAAGGATTCCTATAAAAAGGTTCTGGAAATAGTCGGGGAAATCTGCGGTGATTACCTGGCACCCCAGGCCGCTGAAATTGACAAAGAAGGCGTAAAACTGGTTAACGGAGAGGTTCAGTACGCAAAAGGAACGGCGGAAGTTCTCGATCTCTTCGCCAAAGCCGACCTGATGGGTTTCGCCCTGCCCCGCAAATACGGAGGCTTGAACTTCCCCACGCTTATGACATCGATCGCCGCCGAAATGGTAATGAGAGCCGACGGTTCCTTTCTTAATTTCGGTCTCCAGCAGGACATCGCCGAAACCATCAACAAATTCGCTTCGGAAGAGCAGAAGATGAAGTACCTTCCGAAACTCTGTACGGGAGAGCATGGCTCCTCCATGATCCTGACCGAGCCCGATGCCGGATCGGACCTTCCCGCCGTAGCGCTGAGAGCCTATCAGGATGAAAGCGGCCAGTGGTATCTCCACGGGGTAAAAAGATTCATAACGAACGGTTGCGGAGAAATCGGACTGGTACTGGCCCGATCAGAAGATAAAACAGGAGCCAGAGGGCTTTCCCAGTTCATCTACAAGCGGGATTCGAAAATGGTTATCCGGAGACTCGAAGACAAACTGGGAATCCACGGTTCGCCAACCTGTGAACTCCAGTTCAACGATGCGCCCTGCGAGCTCATGGGAGAAAGAGGGCGCGGCCTCACGGAATACACCATGTGGCTTATGAACAGCGCCCGGCTCGGAATCGGCGCCCAGGCTGTGGGAATCGCCGAGGCGGCCTACAGGGAGGCGGCGAAATACGCTTCGGAAAGAGAGCAGTTCGGAAAGAGCATTGACACCATGGTTCCCGTTTATGAGATGCTGACCGACATGAAAGTCTCTATTGAAGCGGGACGAACGCTCCTCTACGAAACGGCCAAAGTCGTCGATATAAAAGAAGGCCTGGAACACATGGCTGAAGTGCATCCGGAAAAAGCAGCTGAGTTGAAAAGCGAAATGAAGCTTTACAGAAAACTGGCCGGCCTGCTCACTCCCATGGTTAAAGCCTACGCCACGGAAATGTGTAACAAAGTCGCTTATGACGCGATCCAGATCCATGGCGGAACCGGTTATATGCGGGAGTTCAACGTAGAGCGCCACGCCCGGGACGCGAGAATCACCAATATCTATGAAGGAACGACTCAGCTTCAGATCGTGGCGGCCAGTCCCGGCGTAACTTCCGGAACCGCTAAAATGCTGATCGATGAATTCGATCAGGAAGACTACAGCCACATGGGAGAGACACTCAACCTGGTAAGAGAAGCCAAAGAGAAACTCTACGCCGCGGTGGAACTTGTCAACTCGGCCAAAAACAAAGTGTACAGCGACTACCACTCGCAAAGGCTGGTTGAAATGGCGACAGCCATTATTCAGTCCTATCTGATGATGCGGGATGCCAGGCACAGCGACAGGAAGAAAAAAGTCGCCGAGCTTCACATCGAAAAAGCGTACTCGCTGGTTGAGCACCACAGGCACTTTATCGCCGAAGGAAGAGCCGTGCTTCTCGATCACTACATGGATATCATCGGCTAA
- a CDS encoding electron transfer flavoprotein subunit alpha/FixB family protein, which translates to MSNNIWVFIQQDDGKIADVSLQLVSKATDLARDYNNKTGEAVQVEALLFGENIKEMAAEPVKYGADRVFCVDDSRLKYYTPVPYTKVLVDLIKKENPQIILYGATTTGRDLGPRVASSLKVGLTADCTDLQIGDYESKGETYSNILYQIRPAFGGNIVATIVSPEKKPQMATVREGVMKLNEPDLSRKGEIVNVPSIVEDADCLTEIIERVQQDKAVNLTASQIIVAGGMGVGTKEGFDIIADFAKTIGADLAASRAAVDAGFIHKDHQVGQTGVTVRPKLYIACGISGAIQHRAGMDQSAKIIAINNDPDAPIFQIAHYGIVGEINDVIPKLKKAFKAKA; encoded by the coding sequence ATGAGTAACAATATTTGGGTTTTCATCCAGCAGGATGACGGCAAAATAGCCGATGTGAGCCTTCAGCTTGTCAGCAAGGCAACCGACCTGGCCCGTGATTATAACAATAAAACCGGAGAAGCTGTACAGGTGGAAGCTCTTCTCTTCGGTGAAAACATAAAAGAGATGGCCGCCGAGCCGGTAAAGTACGGAGCCGATAGAGTTTTCTGTGTTGATGATTCGAGGCTGAAATACTACACCCCCGTTCCCTATACCAAGGTTCTCGTCGATCTGATTAAAAAGGAGAACCCCCAGATTATCCTCTACGGCGCCACAACCACAGGACGGGACCTCGGTCCCCGGGTCGCCTCTTCCCTCAAAGTGGGACTGACCGCCGACTGTACGGATCTTCAGATAGGAGATTACGAATCCAAAGGAGAGACCTACAGCAATATCCTCTACCAGATCCGTCCCGCCTTCGGAGGCAACATCGTAGCAACCATCGTATCTCCGGAGAAAAAGCCCCAGATGGCTACAGTCCGCGAGGGAGTCATGAAGCTCAATGAGCCGGACTTATCACGGAAAGGGGAAATCGTCAATGTTCCTTCCATCGTAGAAGATGCGGACTGCCTGACAGAAATCATTGAGAGAGTACAGCAGGACAAAGCTGTTAATCTGACAGCTTCGCAGATTATCGTTGCCGGCGGAATGGGCGTGGGAACCAAAGAGGGATTCGACATCATAGCCGATTTCGCGAAAACCATCGGAGCCGACCTCGCCGCCTCACGTGCCGCTGTCGATGCGGGCTTTATCCACAAGGATCATCAGGTAGGCCAGACAGGAGTCACAGTCCGTCCCAAGCTGTACATTGCCTGCGGAATATCTGGCGCCATTCAGCACAGAGCGGGAATGGACCAGAGCGCCAAGATCATCGCCATTAACAATGATCCGGACGCGCCTATCTTCCAGATAGCCCATTACGGTATCGTCGGAGAGATAAACGACGTCATCCCAAAACTGAAAAAAGCCTTTAAGGCGAAAGCATAA
- a CDS encoding electron transfer flavoprotein subunit beta/FixA family protein yields MGLNLVVLVKQVPDTQNVTGEAMKEDGTVNRGALPAIFNPEDLYALEAALRVKESVPGSKVHVLTMGPPSAEQVLKESLYRGADSVALITDRKFAGADTLATSYALKCAIEKTGKYDIVFCGRQAIDGDTAQVGPQTAEKLGINQITCVDHIEQIDDDSLIARRSIEGGYEIVKSSYPVLVTMTDEGHVPRTSSAIKVMTYKNKKAGDPEIPLWSIEHIGADFEACGLKGSPTKVKQIESVVLKAQELQMIENSDEGLNNLMHSLITDHTLG; encoded by the coding sequence ATGGGTCTGAATTTGGTGGTGCTTGTAAAACAGGTACCTGATACTCAAAATGTAACCGGCGAAGCTATGAAAGAAGACGGAACAGTCAACAGAGGAGCTCTCCCGGCGATTTTCAACCCCGAGGATCTCTACGCGCTGGAAGCGGCGCTAAGAGTCAAAGAAAGTGTGCCCGGTTCCAAAGTGCACGTACTGACGATGGGTCCCCCGTCGGCTGAGCAGGTTCTGAAGGAATCGCTGTACAGAGGAGCCGATTCGGTGGCCCTCATAACTGACAGAAAATTTGCCGGAGCCGATACTCTGGCGACATCCTACGCGCTCAAATGCGCCATAGAAAAGACAGGCAAATACGATATCGTGTTCTGCGGTCGCCAGGCTATTGACGGCGATACCGCTCAGGTTGGTCCTCAGACTGCGGAAAAGCTCGGAATCAATCAGATCACCTGTGTGGATCACATCGAGCAGATCGATGATGACTCTCTGATTGCCAGACGGTCCATTGAAGGCGGATATGAAATAGTAAAATCTTCCTATCCCGTTCTCGTCACCATGACCGATGAAGGTCACGTACCCAGAACATCATCAGCCATAAAAGTTATGACTTACAAAAATAAAAAAGCCGGAGATCCCGAAATCCCCCTGTGGAGCATAGAGCATATCGGAGCTGATTTTGAAGCCTGCGGGCTCAAAGGCTCTCCCACAAAAGTGAAACAGATCGAATCGGTGGTTCTGAAAGCCCAGGAGCTTCAGATGATTGAAAACAGCGACGAAGGGCTGAATAACCTCATGCACAGCCTCATTACCGATCACACATTAGGATAG
- a CDS encoding AMP-dependent synthetase/ligase, which produces MNKEPWTFLEEYRGTDFKGQWPTLPEMLKITVKRYPERRAFTSFSPELIEFNYSEVLEKVEMYGQYLHGIGVKKGDRVGVTGKNSPQWALAYLGILFAGAIVVPLDYGLKNEEIRGLMETAGAEILFCDEEKYDFFKEAGLKELISLSPKKENYILDINHKGSVEFELQGEEDLAAILFTSGTTGVSKGVMLTHSNFVSDCYLAQANMNIFHTDVFYALLPLHHSYSMLAVFIESLSVGAEVIFAKGLAIQQILKDLKNGKVTMFLGIPMLFNKLIKGLMKGIREKGIVVYGLIRFLMWLSGIIKKYFHVNPGKKMFGSILKQVSLDTNRICICGGGPLPESTFKMFNQLGIDFVQGYGLTETSPIVALNPKEAYREASVGKMIPRTTTKILEPDERGCGEIAISGPMVMKGYYENPEATAEVLTEDGFLKTGDVGYLDEDNYLYLTGRAKSMIVTEGGKNVFPEEIEDKFQLYDEIEQILIRGFLLDEKMKVEGIEALIYPSDEGKKDGEERFRAIIDEVNRELKAYQKINRHRILDEPMEMTTTRKIKRFAVE; this is translated from the coding sequence ATGAACAAAGAACCCTGGACTTTTCTGGAAGAATACAGAGGTACTGATTTTAAAGGTCAGTGGCCTACTCTGCCGGAGATGCTGAAAATAACCGTAAAACGCTACCCCGAAAGAAGAGCTTTTACCAGCTTTTCTCCGGAACTGATTGAATTCAATTACAGCGAAGTGCTGGAAAAAGTAGAAATGTACGGGCAATACCTTCATGGAATCGGTGTAAAAAAAGGAGACAGGGTCGGCGTAACCGGTAAAAACTCACCGCAATGGGCCCTTGCCTATCTGGGGATTCTCTTTGCCGGAGCTATCGTTGTCCCTCTGGATTACGGACTGAAAAACGAAGAGATCCGGGGATTGATGGAAACAGCCGGAGCAGAAATTCTCTTCTGCGATGAGGAAAAATATGACTTTTTCAAAGAGGCGGGGCTGAAGGAACTCATAAGCCTCTCTCCGAAAAAAGAGAACTATATTCTGGATATAAACCATAAGGGATCAGTTGAATTTGAGCTCCAGGGAGAAGAAGATCTGGCGGCCATTCTCTTTACTTCCGGTACGACAGGAGTTTCCAAAGGCGTCATGCTGACCCACAGCAATTTTGTCAGCGACTGCTATCTGGCTCAGGCCAATATGAATATTTTCCATACCGATGTTTTCTACGCTCTGTTGCCCCTGCACCATTCCTATTCCATGCTGGCGGTTTTTATAGAATCCCTTTCGGTAGGCGCTGAAGTGATTTTCGCCAAAGGTCTGGCTATACAGCAGATACTTAAGGACCTGAAAAACGGAAAAGTCACCATGTTCCTGGGAATCCCCATGCTTTTCAATAAGCTGATCAAAGGCTTGATGAAGGGAATCAGAGAGAAGGGAATTGTTGTGTACGGATTAATCCGCTTCCTCATGTGGCTGAGCGGTATCATTAAAAAATATTTTCATGTCAACCCGGGAAAAAAGATGTTCGGCTCCATACTGAAGCAGGTATCGCTCGATACCAACAGGATCTGCATCTGCGGGGGAGGTCCTCTGCCCGAATCGACTTTTAAAATGTTCAACCAGCTCGGAATCGATTTCGTCCAGGGATACGGGCTTACTGAAACCTCACCTATTGTCGCCCTGAATCCCAAGGAAGCCTACAGAGAAGCATCGGTGGGGAAAATGATCCCCCGGACGACGACGAAAATTCTGGAACCCGACGAAAGAGGCTGCGGAGAGATAGCCATCAGCGGTCCGATGGTCATGAAAGGATATTATGAAAATCCCGAGGCAACCGCCGAAGTCCTCACTGAAGACGGTTTTCTGAAAACCGGCGACGTCGGTTATCTCGATGAAGATAATTACCTCTACCTGACCGGCCGGGCCAAATCGATGATAGTTACGGAGGGAGGAAAAAATGTCTTCCCCGAAGAAATTGAAGATAAGTTCCAGCTCTACGATGAAATCGAACAGATCCTGATACGCGGTTTCCTCCTCGACGAAAAAATGAAGGTCGAGGGGATCGAAGCTCTTATCTACCCCTCCGATGAGGGCAAAAAAGATGGAGAGGAAAGATTCCGGGCGATCATCGATGAGGTGAACCGGGAGCTGAAAGCCTATCAGAAAATCAACCGTCACAGGATCCTCGATGAACCGATGGAAATGACGACGACCCGGAAGATCAAGAGGTTTGCCGTCGAGTAG
- a CDS encoding molybdenum cofactor guanylyltransferase: MNGAVLAGGKSSRMNFRDKSTLLFNGVTFLELIVSRLERFSKVLVISNNSTSADFPRIEADFYRDIIPGIGPLGGIYTALTHSDEEQVFFTTCDMPLICEEVISPIAEAGVEYDVIVPVHNGRYEMLFAVYSRNCLPRIKEMIAAKRYKITGIFEDESLRVKKVTVDETFMAYLKNINTPEEYGTLSSRKR, encoded by the coding sequence ATGAACGGTGCTGTACTGGCGGGAGGAAAATCCTCCCGAATGAATTTCCGCGACAAATCAACCCTTTTATTCAATGGTGTTACCTTTCTGGAACTGATTGTTTCCCGGCTGGAGAGATTCAGCAAGGTCCTTGTCATTTCCAACAACAGCACTTCTGCGGATTTTCCCCGTATCGAAGCCGATTTTTACCGGGATATCATTCCCGGAATCGGTCCGCTGGGCGGCATCTACACAGCTCTGACCCATTCCGATGAGGAACAGGTCTTTTTTACAACCTGCGACATGCCGCTCATCTGCGAAGAAGTCATAAGCCCCATCGCAGAAGCCGGTGTTGAGTACGACGTGATTGTTCCGGTACACAATGGCAGATACGAGATGTTGTTCGCCGTTTACTCCCGCAACTGCCTCCCCCGCATCAAAGAGATGATTGCCGCGAAACGCTACAAGATTACGGGTATTTTTGAAGATGAATCTCTGAGAGTGAAAAAAGTCACGGTTGATGAAACTTTTATGGCTTATCTGAAAAACATCAATACTCCCGAAGAATACGGCACACTTTCCTCCCGTAAGCGTTGA
- a CDS encoding beta-ketoacyl-ACP synthase III: MAVEILSVGAYTPPNRVSNDQLAEIYNIDTSDEWIRSHTGIGSRYIASEEETCTDIAHQASLRALEKAGVTVDELDCIIFTTSTPDYKIFPASASILQDKLGAKNAGAFDLAQGCTGFIYGLEVGRSMILGGMKKVLVVGAEKLSTYLNWNDRSTCVLFGDGAGAVVLSHTNEDKSDIFDKYLRSEGSGAEALKVHKGGSKNPLVIGEPVDEDSFIFMDGRQVYNFAVRSVTEVIRILMEKHNISIDDLKYIVPHQANQRIIQAAAKRLGMSMDKFYLNIEEFANTSAATIPIALNEMDEKGLLEKGDLILTVGFGAGLAYGGNLLRW; encoded by the coding sequence ATGGCGGTAGAAATTTTGTCAGTGGGCGCGTACACTCCGCCGAACAGAGTGTCGAATGACCAGCTCGCTGAAATCTATAATATAGATACTTCTGATGAGTGGATCCGGTCCCATACGGGAATCGGTTCCCGCTATATAGCATCGGAAGAGGAAACCTGTACGGATATTGCCCATCAGGCTTCTCTGAGAGCGCTTGAAAAAGCAGGCGTTACCGTGGATGAGCTGGATTGTATCATTTTTACGACCAGCACACCCGATTACAAGATTTTCCCGGCTTCTGCCAGTATTCTGCAGGATAAGCTGGGAGCGAAAAATGCCGGTGCTTTCGATCTGGCTCAGGGCTGTACCGGTTTTATTTACGGGTTGGAAGTCGGCAGATCGATGATCCTCGGAGGAATGAAAAAAGTTCTGGTCGTAGGGGCTGAAAAACTCTCTACCTATCTGAACTGGAATGACAGAAGCACTTGCGTTCTCTTCGGAGACGGAGCCGGAGCTGTAGTTCTTTCCCATACCAATGAAGACAAATCGGATATTTTCGACAAATATCTCAGATCGGAAGGAAGCGGAGCGGAAGCTCTCAAAGTGCATAAGGGCGGTTCGAAAAACCCCCTGGTAATTGGTGAACCGGTCGATGAGGACTCTTTTATCTTTATGGATGGAAGACAGGTTTACAACTTCGCCGTACGGTCGGTGACGGAAGTTATCAGGATCCTAATGGAGAAACACAATATCTCTATTGATGACCTGAAGTACATCGTTCCCCATCAGGCCAATCAGAGAATTATCCAGGCTGCGGCTAAGCGTCTGGGCATGAGTATGGATAAGTTCTACCTCAATATCGAGGAGTTCGCCAATACTTCGGCGGCGACTATCCCCATAGCACTGAATGAAATGGATGAAAAAGGACTTCTTGAGAAGGGAGATCTGATTCTCACAGTCGGGTTCGGAGCCGGACTGGCTTACGGCGGAAATCTTCTGCGCTGGTAA